GGCCACCACGCGACCCAGAGTGGGAACAGGCGTTCCACGGCGAAGCGAAGTGGAATAGAAGTGAAATAATGGGGCCGTGCAGGAGTTTTCCCAGTTTGTGCGCAATGCCGCGCTGGCCGCCGGTTTCGACCTGGCCGGCATTGCCGCAGTCGAGGACAGCAACTTCCCTGAGCTGGCCCGCTTTCCCGAGTGGATTGCCAGCGGCCACGCCGCCGAGATGGAATATTTGAAGTCGCGCGACGAGCACGGCCGGCTGCGCCGCGCCGCCCTGCGCAACGCCGTGCCGTGGGCCCGCTCGGTCATCGTCTGCGCCAGGAGCTACGACACCGCCCATCCCCTCTCGACCGAGTGCAACCACCCCGGCCGCGGCTGGATCTCACGCTACGCCTGGTCGAGCGACGATTATCACGATTCGATGCTGGCTCGCCTGCGTCAGGTCGAGGCACGGATACGCGAAGCACACGCCGCGCAACAGCCGCAACCGAACGCCCCGCTCCAGACGCGCTGCTACGTTGACACCGGGCCGCTGGTTGAGCGCGTCTACGCCCGCCACGCCGGCATCGGATGGATCGGCAAGAACACTTGCGTCATCAACCAGCGGCAAGGTTCATTCATCTTCCTGGGCGTGATTCTGACTTCGCTCGACCTCGAGCCCTCGCTGCCCGCCGCCGACCGCTGCGGAACCTGCACGCGCTGCATCGATGCCTGCCCGACGCAGGCGATTGTCGCGCCCGGCGAACTTGATTCGCGGCTCTGCATCGCCTATCTCACCATCGAAAAACGCGGCCCGATTCCCGAAGAACTCCGCCCCGGCATCGGGCGGCACGTCGTCGGCTGCGACATCTGCCAGGATGTTTGCCCATGGAACGTCAAGGCGCGCCGCGACAACCGCGCCGGGCTTCCAGCCGCCGCGCGGCCTGAGCTGGTGAATCCCGCCCTCGAATGGCTGGCGGCGCTCGACGATGAAGGGCTCCAGCGACTGCTACGTCGCTCGCCGCTGGCCCGCGCCAAGCGCAAGGGAATTCGCCGCAACCTCGCCGTCGCCATGGGCAACAGTCGGGACCGGCGCTTCGCACCGGCGCTGGAAAAGCTGGCCGAGGATGGCGATCCCGTGGTCGCCGAGCACGCCCGCTGGGCGCTGGCCAGACTTGGGTAAGTCG
This genomic interval from Terriglobales bacterium contains the following:
- the queG gene encoding tRNA epoxyqueuosine(34) reductase QueG, with product MQEFSQFVRNAALAAGFDLAGIAAVEDSNFPELARFPEWIASGHAAEMEYLKSRDEHGRLRRAALRNAVPWARSVIVCARSYDTAHPLSTECNHPGRGWISRYAWSSDDYHDSMLARLRQVEARIREAHAAQQPQPNAPLQTRCYVDTGPLVERVYARHAGIGWIGKNTCVINQRQGSFIFLGVILTSLDLEPSLPAADRCGTCTRCIDACPTQAIVAPGELDSRLCIAYLTIEKRGPIPEELRPGIGRHVVGCDICQDVCPWNVKARRDNRAGLPAAARPELVNPALEWLAALDDEGLQRLLRRSPLARAKRKGIRRNLAVAMGNSRDRRFAPALEKLAEDGDPVVAEHARWALARLG